GGCATGAATCTGGCCACGGCGGCGAAGAGAATCTGACCAGGGGCGGGAGGGGAAGTCTCTTTCAGGTATGAAGGGGGAGATAATAGCCGGTGCTCTCGCGTATACAATCCGAAAAATACTTTTTCAGGAGACCCTAATTAAGTGAGAGCAGGATATACGCCATGAACAAGCTGGCATGCATCATCCTCGCCGCAGGCGAGGGCACCCGGATGAAGAGCGGGTACGCGAAGGTAGCGCATCCCCTCGCGGGCAAACCGCTCATCCGTTATGTCGTTGAGGCGGCCAAGGCGCTCGAGCCGGAACGGATTGTGGTTGTCATCGGCCATGGCGCTGAACGGGTGAAAACGGTGGTGGGGGGTGACATTGATTTTGTCGAGCAGCGCGAGCAGCGTGGGACCGGCCACGCCGTGATGCGGGCAAAAGAAATCTTTGCCGGCTACCAGGGGGATCTGCTCATCCTGAGCGGCGATGTCCCCCTGATTACGGCGGAGACGCTCCGGAAGCTTTTGGAAACCCATAGGAACGCCGCTGCGGCCTGCACGCTCCTGTCTGCGGTGGTGAAGGATCCGAGCGGTTATGGCCGGATCATACGGCGCGCCAACGGGAAACTACTCAAGATCGTCGAAGAGGAGGACGCCTCGCTTTTCGAAAAGGCGGCTGAGGAGATCAACGCGGGCATTTACGTATTCAGCGCCATCCGCCTCTTCCAGGCCATCGAGAGGCTCTCGCCAGAGAACCGCCAGCAGGAATTTTACCTCACCGATGTGGTGGGTATATTTGTCGGCGAGGGCGCGCCGGTGGAGGCGGTCCAGGTGGATGACGCCCGCGAGGTGCTCGGCATCAACGACAGGGAAGAGCTGGCGAGGATTGAGAAGATCCTCCAGCAGAAAATCCAGAGCGCGCACATGCTCAACGGCGTGACGATTGTGGATCCGGCGAACACCTATATCGAATCCGCGGTGAGCATCGGGCGGGACACGATCATCTATCCGTTCACGGTCATAGAGGGAGAAGTGCGAATCGGCGCCGACTGCCGGATAGGTCCGTTCAGCCACATCCGCGGAGTCACGGTGGTGGAGGACGGCGTGGAGATAGGCAACTTCGTCGAGGTCAAGACCTCGCTGATCGGCGGCGGCACGAAAGCCAAACACCTGAGCTACATCGGCGACGCCACGATTGGGAGAGAGGCCAATATCGGCGCGGGCACCATCACGGCCAACTATGACGGAAAGGCGAAACACAAGACGGTGATCGGCGATCATGCATTTATCGGGAGCGGGACGACGCTGGTCGCTCCGGTGAAGGTTGGGAAGGGGGCGATCACCGGGGCGGGGTCGGTCGTCCTGAAAGGACGGGACGTCCCTGACGGTTCGGTCGTCGTGGGGATACCCGCGGCGCCGCTGAAGAAGAAACGAAAATAGGAACGCGTAAGAACTACAGAGGAGATACGACAATGGC
This genomic interval from Candidatus Auribacterota bacterium contains the following:
- a CDS encoding NTP transferase domain-containing protein, translating into MNKLACIILAAGEGTRMKSGYAKVAHPLAGKPLIRYVVEAAKALEPERIVVVIGHGAERVKTVVGGDIDFVEQREQRGTGHAVMRAKEIFAGYQGDLLILSGDVPLITAETLRKLLETHRNAAAACTLLSAVVKDPSGYGRIIRRANGKLLKIVEEEDASLFEKAAEEINAGIYVFSAIRLFQAIERLSPENRQQEFYLTDVVGIFVGEGAPVEAVQVDDAREVLGINDREELARIEKILQQKIQSAHMLNGVTIVDPANTYIESAVSIGRDTIIYPFTVIEGEVRIGADCRIGPFSHIRGVTVVEDGVEIGNFVEVKTSLIGGGTKAKHLSYIGDATIGREANIGAGTITANYDGKAKHKTVIGDHAFIGSGTTLVAPVKVGKGAITGAGSVVLKGRDVPDGSVVVGIPAAPLKKKRK